From the Planktothricoides raciborskii GIHE-MW2 genome, the window AGTTACCAGATCAAGTTACCAGATACTTGAGTAAGTAGTTGAACATCATTTAAAACCTTTGACACCTACTTATTTGTTTCAATTCTATGACTTAATCTTTTGTCATAATCTAACATATCGCTCTGCTTTTGCTAAAATCAGATATAATGGTTTTTTGGTGTATATCGCTTTTTTTTCTAAAAATTTTAATTAACAAAAGTTAATTTTTGCCTAATTCAGTAAGATTAGCTGTTTGACTAATTAGTAATATTTTTTTATTTTGTTATTTATATTAATTAAATGTTTTAGTGATCGCTGATAATTGCAGCACAAAAAAATGTTTTTATTTACAGGAAAAAATCATGAATCAAAAGTTCAATATATCGGCCATTAATGTTCCAACAGGTTCATTAACAATATTTCCGATAAATCTCATTTACGGTGAAATTCAATTACTATTGTCTGCTGCCAAATTACAAGGAAGCCAAAAATATTCTGGCAATTGTAGAACAACTAACCCGGTTATTAAATTCAGTGATTTCCGGCCAATATGAGTGAGTTAATTGCGCTGGTTAGCGATTGATTCTGTTGCTACTAAACTTAGTAATTAAGGGAATGTATGTTTAAACGCATAAAAATCGAATTTATTAGTCTGGTATTTTGCTTTATTCTCTGTGCAGAATTGTTGCTTAAGCAATATCGCTTAGAGGTTGGGGTTAGTGATGCCAGCTTGACTTATAACGATCTCAGGATCGGTGCTGAGTATATAGCTTTGAATATACTCTACTTAATATGGTTGCGAAAGGCAAAACTCAATGATCAACAAGACTCGACAATAGGATCTAGGGTCAAGTTCGTCCAAGCGATCGCTCCTTCTTCCATATTTTTGCTGCTTGCATTTATCTCTTACCCAAATACTAAGACCGATATATATACATATCTACATTCAGGTTTAATGATTTTGAATGGAATCAATCCATACATTGTTCCTGCCGGAGACTTTTACTCTCAAGTATCTCCATATTTTTCCTGGCTTCAAACCTCGACTTACGGCCTAATTTCTCAATTTTTATTTGTCATATCAGCCTTATTCACAACCATTAATATTAGTTTAGGAATATATATATTTAAGTTTTTATGTTTGATATTTCATGTGCTTAACGCTTGATTGATATGGAATTTACTGAAAGAGGATTATTTGAAAAAAATTATAGTAATTGCTTATTTGGTCAATCCTATATTACTTTTTGAACAAGTGAGTCAGGCTCACATTGATGTTTTTCTGTGTAGGTCTTTGATTCTACTTATCCGTAGCATTCGTTTTCAGTATTTGTTTCTATCAGTTATGCTAATTTGGGTGGGTATTCTCACTAAAACTATACCAATTATTTGGATGCCCCTAATGTTATTCTATTTAATTAGTAAGAAAAAATACAATACTATTATACTCTCTTTCCTGGCCTCGATCGCTGTCATTTGTATTGTAAGTTTTGTCTGTCTGGGGTCTTTAGATGCCTGGTCAAGCTTAACTAACCCTGGTGTTTCGTTCAGAACGAATAGATCATTACACATATTTTTGATAACTATATTTAGGAATATTACCAATATCCTTCCAAGCTTTTTGAGTGGAGAATACGCATATCGAGTTTATCTATTATCTAAATGGATAAGTTATATGGCCTATATTTTATACTATGCTGCAACTTTGTACGGAATGTATTGGAGAATTAGAAAAAAAAGCTATTCAGAGATTCATCTAATATTAACCATAGGATGGACATCTTTACTACTTTTCTTGTTTGCCACACCCTGGAATCCATCCTGGTACGTTACAATTCTGATTCCGATCGCATTCCTGGTTTTTCCGATCAAAGATTCCGATGTGCAACGATTTGTGAATACTAGCTTAATTTTTTGCCTGAGTAGTTATACTTATTATTTGTTCACATTGAAGGGAAGCTCTGATTTTTTACTGGGTGTTGATGGCTTGATTGCCTTTATACCAACGACAATTTACTTAATTCTACCAAAAACGTCTAAGGAATTAAAATGAATAAACAGCAAACCAATTCACTTCTTGATGTTCCCTCTAGTTCATTACAGATTTTGTCACACAATACAAGAGCAAATGAAAGTCAATTATTATTATCTTTAGTGCTGCCAACTTACAAGGAAGCGAAAAATATTCCGGCAATTGTAGAACAAATAACCCGGTTATTAAATTCAGTTATTCCTGGCCAATATGAGTTAATTGTGGTGGATGATAATAGTCCAGATAAAACCTGGGAAATTGCCCAATCTATCATGGGAGAATATCCTCAATTACGAGTCATGCGTCGGCGAGATGAACGGGGACTTTCTACGGCGGTGATTCGCGGTTGGCAAGTAGCAAATGGAGAAATTTTTGGCGTAATTGATGCGGATTTGCAACATCCTCCAGAAGTGTTATTACAAATGTTGGCCATTATCAAAGAACAAGCTGATGTGGATTTGGTGGTGGCTTCTCGCCATGTAGAAGGGGGTGGGGTGAGTGATTGGAGTTTGATTCGCCGTTTTTTATCGCGAGGAGCTCAGACATTAGGGTTAATTATTTTGCCCGGAGTGGTGGGGCGGGTTTCTGACCCCATGAGTGGTTATTTTATGGTGCGTCGCCAAGCCCTGGTTGGTAAAACCATGAATCCTCTGGGTTACAAAATTTTGATTGAAACCCTGGGACGGGGAGATATCGGCAAAGTGGCAGAAGTGGGCTATGTGTTTCAAGAACGCTTAGAGGGCGAAAGTAAGGTGACATGGAAACAGTATGTCGATTATTTGCGCCACTTGGTGCGTTTACGGTTAGATTTATGGCGGATTGGCCGTTTTTTGCGGTTTGGCATTGTGGGTTTTTCTGGGGTGTTTGTGGATATGGCGGTGCTTTATTTATTAAGTGACCCGACTACTTTGGCCTGGGGATTGACTCGCAGTAAAATTATTGCGGCGGAAGCGGCAATTGTGAATAATTTTTTGTGGAATGATGCCTGGACTTTTGCCGATATGTCCATTCATCAACGGGGTTGGAAGAAGCGATTTAAGCGGTTTTTGAAGTTTAATTTGGTCTGCTTAGGAGGAGTCGGATTAAATATTGTGTTGTTGAATGTGATGTTTAATTTGTTAGGGTTTAATTCGTTTCGCGCAGGTCGCTATGTGGCGAATTTTATTGCGATCGCAATTGTCACGCTTTGGAATTTCTGGCTAAACCTGAAACTTAGTTGGCGAGTGACAGAAGTAGATCGATAAATTGGTTTTTGATTGTTGGGTAAAGATTCTTTGATTGTTGATTGTTGTTTGTTGGGTAGGGATTCTTTGAGTGTTGAGTGTTGATTGTTGATTGTTGATTTTTGGCAAATGGCGAAAAGTAATAAAAAACAACAAAAAATAAACAACAAACAACAAAAGAATCCCTACCCAACAACAATCAACCAACAACAATCAACAAATAAAAACTATTCACGAATTTCTCCTTCGGGAACACTGAAAGCCGAAAGACCAGCGATCGCCCGTAAATTTTGACAGCGAATCAGTTCGGTAAAACTTAAGCTGGGTCGCCCTTCAATTTTGGCCACTATTTGAATTGATTCAAGCAAATATTGGGCGGCTTCGGCTTCGCTGTAGCCCCGCCGTTGGGCGACTTGAAGTGCTGCTTCATCGGCCAATAACTCCGATTGGGAACTGCGTTGATTGCGCCAAATTTGAGAAACAGCTAGTCCGGTTAGACTCCCGGCAATGACGATACCGACGGCATCCACTTGCACCATTTCTAACAAAGTTCCTAAGACCCCGGCTGCCACTAATCCTTGATAAATATCGATTTTGAACCATTGGATATTCAACTGCCAACAAACGGTTCTTAACATTAATAAATCTCGCTGACTTTGAGATAATCGCGCCCAAAGGTCAAAATTAACTAAAATCAATCTGGGTTTATCCCAAGGTTTGGGAAATGGACTCGAAATTACCGTGGGTTGTTGGGGCTGGCTTTGAATTTTTGTCAGCATCCGTCCGCTGGCAGGCATGATATCGAGTAAGCGGTAAGTTTCAATCGCTGGATCCATAATGAGTTAATTCTCAGACTTTGGGCAATATCTCTGAAAATAAAATACGATAACTTGTAACCTGGGTATTGTAGACCGCTTAAATCCACTGCGGCATTCACCGAATGCTAAAGCCGGGGGCTATTTGATTTCTCTGCTTTTCCGCAGGCTTTGCAGCGATCGCCACCCCAGAAAATCCGTGGCGACTTTTGATTTGATCAAAAAGGCTAAATTCAAAAGCCACCCCTGTGATGCCAAATCATTAACTTTAATATTGTCACCTAATTGTCACCTATAGTATTGTCACCTATGGATGCTTTTGCGCCAATTCCTCCCGAATGGACGAAAGAGGCTGTTCACGCTTATCAGTTTTGTTGTCCGACTTGCTACGCTAGTTCTTTGGAAGCCACCCAAGTTTGGATTAACCGGCGATCGCCCGTTTATACCCCAGAAAATCGCCGCAAGTGGCAGGAGTTTTATCAGTGTAAATGTGGCTGCGCTTGGTGGGCTTGGAGTAGCGATCGCCCCCCGTCTAATTTGGGCGATCGGGAAGTTGCAGATAATCCCATAGATCATCCAGATGATTTGGTTTAAATTAAGGAGCAACATTATGGCCAACCCAAATATTAATCTTCCTTATTTCGATCTCCTGTTTGAAGAATTTGGCAAACAAAACCCAGAGGCATTAGAAGCATTTGGCCGTCATGTTCACTGGGGATATTGGGATTATCCCGCTGCTGCCGATGGTTCGATCTCCGACTTTGCCAAAGCCGCAGAACGTCTGTCTCGTCGGGTTTGTGATGCCGGAAAAGTCGGCAATGGAAAGCGAATTCTTGACTGTGGTTGTGGATTTGGCGGCACTATCGCCAGCCTAAATGAACGCTTTTCTGATCTGGAATTAGTCGGATTAAATATCGACGAACGTCAACTCGAACGCGCCCGAGAACAAGTACAACCGCAAAATAACAATCAAATTCAATTTGTCCAAGGCAATGCCTGTGAACTGCCCTTTGAGGATAATTCATTTGATGTGGTTACAGCGGTAGAGTGCATTTTTCATTTTCCTAGCCGAGAGCAATTTTTCCGAGAAGCACGAAGAGTCCTTAAGCCCGGTGGCCAACTGGCGATTAGCGACTTTGTTCAAGCAGAAACTTTTATGCCTGTACTCAAATTTATGGGCAATTTTATCCCATTTGACATAGACTTTACTTACGGAAAAGTGGACAGTAATATTAGCTTGACTGACTATCAAAATTTAGCCAAAACCACTCAATTTATCAGCAAAATTGAGGATGATATTACCGTAAATACTCTGCCAACTTATCCCATAGTCAGAAAACTCCTGCATGATGGCAAGCTCAAGAAAGGCGAAAATGTCACCTTGGCAACTGAGTGGTTATCTCGGTTGGGAATTTTGCGCTATTTAATTTTGTCTTTTCAAGTCTCTTAAAGCATATTTTTGCCTCATGGGGTTTGGACAATCTAGAAACTTAGACTAATTCTAGAATATCTTCTCGTCTGCATTTTTCTGTATCTGAGTAAATTTACCTAAATGTTACACCCAAATTTTACTCAGATATCTGGTTCAATTAAATCTTAATTAATTGCTAAAATCAACCCTGATCAAGACGATGCAAACCTTCAGAATCAACTGCCAGAAATTAGACATCATTCAAATCAATGGGTATTGGGTATCACTGGATTAACCTTAGTCCTATTGCTTGTGCTTTTAGCTAGATTAAGTGAATTGTTCATTACCAGCTTAATCACTATTTAAGTGTATTTAATTCTCCATCGTCAATTTTTATTATAAGTAGCGGTGCAGCAGCGAACTAACAAAAATTTACAAATCAGTGAACAACTGGCAGCAGCAATCCGGGAACAGCAAAAAGCAGAGAAACTTTTAGCGGCATATAATCAGACTTTAGAGCAGGAGGTGATGCAGCGAACTGAAGAACTGATTGATTCTAATAAAAGACTGGAACTGGCTAAGGAAAAAGCGGAAATAGCCAGCCAATATAAGAGCAATTTCATTGCCAATATGAGCCATGAGTTCCGCACCCCAATGAATGCCATTCTTGGGTTTTGTGAATTGCTGAAAAATAGCCCACTTGAAAATAAGTCAAAAAGCTATGTTGAGGCGATCGCCTCTAGTGGCAAACTGCTCCTGGCTTTGATTAATGATATCCTAGACTTGTCGAAAATTGAATCCGGGAAACTAGATGTCAGTTATGAACCCGTTGACATCAGGATGGTGATTCAAGAAATTGAACAAATTTTCTCTCACCCCGCGAGTCAAAAAAATTTGTTACTTTTTAGTGAGATTGACGAAAAGCTTCCTCAGAACCTTTATTTTGATGAGGTACGGCCGCGTCAAATACTTTTTAATGTTGTCGGTAATGCTCTCAAATTTACCGAAGAGGGTTTTATTAAAATTTCTCTCAGCACCAAATAAAATACCCATAGTTTTCCAGAGAGTGAGTCATCCTTGAATGAGTGCTTACCAGGTTCGGAAATCATCAATCAATCTGCTTTACAACTCGTCAGTTTAACCCTGAGCATAGAAGATACGGGAATCGGGATTAGCCCTCAAGATCAATTGCATATTTTTGATGCTTTTGCCCAAGGCAATAGACAGAGTAAACGTAAGTATAGTGGTACAGGTTTAGGATTAGCAATTACCAAACGACTTACAGAAATTTTGGGGGGAACCATTGAACTCGAAAGTGAGTTAAATTCTGGTTCTATTTTTACGTTTAAGTTTCCTAATGTGAGGGTGTTTGATTCCGCGATCGCTGAGAGTAAATTGCCGATCGCGATCGAGCCAAATTTAGATCCAGTTCAATCCAGCGTCAAGCCTGACCGAGAGCCAAACAATTCTATTATAGATATAGATCGAGCCAGCGATCGCCTGAATCCTGAAATGATGCAGTCACCAGTGCCATTAATCAATGAGGCAGCATTTCGGGAATTAATGGATCAACTGGACATAGAACAAACACATATTTGGCCAGAATTATGTCAAAAAATGAAATTTAGAGAATTACAAGCATTTTCCGAGCGCTTAAACCAGTGGGCAGAGAAATATCCTTTAGGGGATTTGTTAAACTATGCCAATCAGGTGGCAAATCAACTAGAACCATTTGATTGGGATCAATTACCCGATACTATCGCTCAATTTACGGAAATTATTGAATCTATAGAAGCCAAATTTAATCAAAAATAAATGATATCATCAATCGCCGATAAAAATATGGTAATCGTACAGCAATCTCAGAGAAAAGTTTTGGTTTGTATTAATCGAACTTGTCGGAAGCAAGGGGCAGAAAAAGTGTTACAAGCGTTTCAACAAATGCCCATAGAAAATGCGATCGCCGAGGGGACGGGTTGCCTGGGACAATGTGGCAATGGTCCGATGGTATTGGTGGAACCAGAACAAGTTTGGTATTGCCAAGTTAGACCCGAAGAAGTTCCAGCGGTGGTCGAACGACATTTAAAAGGAAATCAACCGATTAAAGGGATGCTTTATCGCAAGTTTCACCCAAGGGAATAGGCAGCTTTTTGGGGTGTAGGGTGTAGGGTGTGGGGTGTGGGGTGCAGAGGAGCTTCTGGTGCGGGGGAGCAGGGGAGAAGAGGAGGAAAGAGGATAGAGGAAAGAGGATAGAGGAAAATTCTCTTCTCTCTATCCTCTTTTCTCTTTTCTCTCTTCGCGGGGGAGCGGGGGAAAATAATTAACAATTGCCAATAGTTAGGCACCGTATCTTATAATGACTATATTACCAAAAAATGCTGAATTGTCAATAGTTTTTATAATTTTTTTGATTTTACAAAGATATGTGAAAATAACATTTTGCGGAAAATTAATCTCTTTGCCGGTGATAAGTGGGGATTAAGTTAATCTCTATTATTGGGTTTGATAATTTGGTTTTTATAATTACTTATATTGCTTATGATTATTATCGATAAATTATTATGGAAAACCATTGAGCCAACGATCGCGATCGCCTCTGTCCCTTATGGCCTAGGCCGAGACGCGATCGCATCTCTAAACCATACTGGATAAGGTTTTCCCTAATGTACTACCAATCAGTTTCCGCCACAATGAAAAAAATTTAAATAAAAAGTAAAAAACAGAGATAATATTTTCACAGTTCTTTCACCGGCCCATGTTTGGGCTCAACTTCCACTGCAATGCTTACTGATTCATTTCCTTGGTTAACCACCACATTTGCCCTGCCCTTCCTGGCAGCATTCCTGGTGCCAATCATCCCCGATCGCGATGGAAAAGTGCTGCGTTGGTATGCCTTGTCAGTGGCGATCGCCGACTTGGTACTAATTTGCGTACTCTTTTGGCAAAAATACGACCCACAACTCGCCACCTTTCAAATCACCGAAAAATTCACCTGGATTCCCCAACTAGGCATCAGTTGGGCGGTGTCCGTCGATGGAATGTCCATGCCCTTGGTACTTCTCGCGGCATTTGTCACCACCCTTTCCCTGCTTTCCGCATGGCAACTAGATCGCAAACCTAGGATGTTCTACTTCCTAATGCTGGTCTTATACGCGGCGCAAATCGGCGTATTCATCTCCCAAGACCTGCTGCTATTTTTCATCATGTGGGAACTGGAACTCGTCCCGGTTTACTTGCTGGTCTGCATTTGGGGTGGCCCGAAACGGCAATACGCCGCCACGAAATTCTTACTCTACACTGCCGCTGC encodes:
- a CDS encoding glycosyltransferase; this translates as MNKQQTNSLLDVPSSSLQILSHNTRANESQLLLSLVLPTYKEAKNIPAIVEQITRLLNSVIPGQYELIVVDDNSPDKTWEIAQSIMGEYPQLRVMRRRDERGLSTAVIRGWQVANGEIFGVIDADLQHPPEVLLQMLAIIKEQADVDLVVASRHVEGGGVSDWSLIRRFLSRGAQTLGLIILPGVVGRVSDPMSGYFMVRRQALVGKTMNPLGYKILIETLGRGDIGKVAEVGYVFQERLEGESKVTWKQYVDYLRHLVRLRLDLWRIGRFLRFGIVGFSGVFVDMAVLYLLSDPTTLAWGLTRSKIIAAEAAIVNNFLWNDAWTFADMSIHQRGWKKRFKRFLKFNLVCLGGVGLNIVLLNVMFNLLGFNSFRAGRYVANFIAIAIVTLWNFWLNLKLSWRVTEVDR
- a CDS encoding DUF3318 domain-containing protein, producing MDPAIETYRLLDIMPASGRMLTKIQSQPQQPTVISSPFPKPWDKPRLILVNFDLWARLSQSQRDLLMLRTVCWQLNIQWFKIDIYQGLVAAGVLGTLLEMVQVDAVGIVIAGSLTGLAVSQIWRNQRSSQSELLADEAALQVAQRRGYSEAEAAQYLLESIQIVAKIEGRPSLSFTELIRCQNLRAIAGLSAFSVPEGEIRE
- a CDS encoding class I SAM-dependent methyltransferase; translation: MANPNINLPYFDLLFEEFGKQNPEALEAFGRHVHWGYWDYPAAADGSISDFAKAAERLSRRVCDAGKVGNGKRILDCGCGFGGTIASLNERFSDLELVGLNIDERQLERAREQVQPQNNNQIQFVQGNACELPFEDNSFDVVTAVECIFHFPSREQFFREARRVLKPGGQLAISDFVQAETFMPVLKFMGNFIPFDIDFTYGKVDSNISLTDYQNLAKTTQFISKIEDDITVNTLPTYPIVRKLLHDGKLKKGENVTLATEWLSRLGILRYLILSFQVS
- a CDS encoding two-component sensor histidine kinase, yielding MQQRTNKNLQISEQLAAAIREQQKAEKLLAAYNQTLEQEVMQRTEELIDSNKRLELAKEKAEIASQYKSNFIANMSHEFRTPMNAILGFCELLKNSPLENKSKSYVEAIASSGKLLLALINDILDLSKIESGKLDVSYEPVDIRMVIQEIEQIFSHPASQKNLLLFSEIDEKLPQNLYFDEVRPRQILFNVVGNALKFTEEGFIKISLSTK
- a CDS encoding ATP-binding protein, yielding MNECLPGSEIINQSALQLVSLTLSIEDTGIGISPQDQLHIFDAFAQGNRQSKRKYSGTGLGLAITKRLTEILGGTIELESELNSGSIFTFKFPNVRVFDSAIAESKLPIAIEPNLDPVQSSVKPDREPNNSIIDIDRASDRLNPEMMQSPVPLINEAAFRELMDQLDIEQTHIWPELCQKMKFRELQAFSERLNQWAEKYPLGDLLNYANQVANQLEPFDWDQLPDTIAQFTEIIESIEAKFNQK
- a CDS encoding ferredoxin — its product is MVIVQQSQRKVLVCINRTCRKQGAEKVLQAFQQMPIENAIAEGTGCLGQCGNGPMVLVEPEQVWYCQVRPEEVPAVVERHLKGNQPIKGMLYRKFHPRE